Proteins encoded by one window of Candidatus Zixiibacteriota bacterium:
- a CDS encoding response regulator produces MSAAFAIVSSIIVLVTAVFLVYRLGFFASEKLSGRYAFLIGGFLLFVASAWQVIRYTTDYNLWFIDEAYPILDIGQLLIFVLGSLLMVVGLALYADFWQTRREELSIRDQHLSILNNLQDDARQPYQTMELLDIAIKEIVSHLPETSGAIFLANRSLRQLVLTSSVGFTKQETAFLERYPFGQNVVSQAIEMSEPIITGNFVFVDALGKSIVSPYNCCLVLPLAAGTEKIGAMLLLSQQSKAFGRAEIRYLSPVANWLAETVRSSRLAKELASVKGELSSASALYDDFKHRIVSSADAFSASEILTAFCRSLVGLAGSQSVQLLGMKNGMLHIFGGSQPLIDLSENYRTALIEALDRRKPLIINQEASGDEGRTYIARSTLLYPMGDQPETSAIMFMKDGSPFRVSDDVLKTMEVFTKLARLTIQQSEMHRLDITRRKGLDKIVRLLRVDRSVNFQAAPGFFVKHLAGVLPVRSVAVTFAKQRNGSFKAVDGVNVAEDQLEGIETLPGEGVVGSVAVDAQTHFISGRNNVIQALRSFDEVNRDNLQKLFGEQGQPNFMAACPIVKVDEIEGVALFFMFDVSENEKNEWPRLLTLASGLFSLRLTITDLYEKRLQPETADAVPAGNLGEIVNQLNNHLAAIVGNAGLAEVRQDLTGELRQQFRGIIDEAERAADLLRSALGENNAEISPAEAVEQPATYQLNDIVDSVLTGHRISDNLHMLAGRPREIKRQLGSVQQVAFGSDALRSLFEEAISRFASVAEDDDVITVATYTRDGYVYLDVSRHHRDFPPVQNVAGFGHYQQPSQALQHRPSDTFLKHLGDRPSYYSVDRVSSTPSYLSFKFPIKSTPTVAATEGRRPRILAIDDQAVILDLISAMCQSTGYDVKTAETGQGGLEMALREKFDVILTDLAMPGLSGVEIAHEIRKKRPNVPVVLVTGYEVKISAERLEAAGITRVLHKPFRIEQLTEIIESLIKQPTA; encoded by the coding sequence ATGTCGGCAGCATTTGCGATAGTCTCATCGATAATAGTGCTTGTCACTGCTGTTTTCCTGGTCTACCGTCTTGGTTTTTTTGCGAGTGAGAAGTTGTCCGGCCGGTACGCCTTTCTCATCGGCGGATTTCTGCTGTTTGTCGCGTCCGCGTGGCAGGTAATCAGGTACACAACCGACTACAACTTATGGTTCATCGATGAAGCATACCCGATTCTCGACATCGGGCAGTTGTTGATCTTCGTGCTTGGCTCGCTGCTGATGGTTGTCGGTCTGGCGCTCTATGCCGATTTCTGGCAGACCCGTCGCGAAGAACTCTCCATCCGCGACCAGCACCTGTCCATTCTGAACAATTTGCAGGATGATGCCCGTCAGCCATACCAGACAATGGAGCTGCTCGACATCGCGATAAAAGAGATCGTGAGTCATCTGCCGGAAACCTCCGGCGCGATATTCCTTGCCAACCGGAGTCTTCGCCAGTTGGTGCTTACTTCGTCGGTCGGCTTCACCAAGCAGGAAACGGCTTTTCTCGAACGATACCCGTTCGGCCAGAATGTAGTCAGTCAGGCAATCGAGATGAGCGAGCCGATTATAACGGGCAATTTTGTGTTCGTAGATGCTTTGGGCAAGAGCATTGTTTCGCCTTACAACTGCTGCCTCGTTCTGCCGTTGGCGGCGGGAACGGAGAAGATCGGGGCCATGCTGCTTCTATCGCAGCAAAGCAAGGCATTCGGCCGCGCCGAGATCAGGTATCTATCGCCTGTGGCCAACTGGCTGGCCGAAACCGTGAGATCATCGCGTCTGGCTAAAGAACTTGCCAGTGTCAAGGGGGAGTTGAGTTCCGCCTCGGCTCTTTATGATGATTTCAAGCACCGCATCGTTTCATCCGCCGATGCTTTTTCGGCTTCGGAAATACTCACGGCTTTCTGCCGCAGCCTGGTAGGACTGGCCGGTTCTCAATCGGTTCAGCTGCTTGGAATGAAAAACGGAATGCTGCACATTTTTGGCGGCAGCCAGCCGCTGATTGACCTCTCCGAGAACTACCGCACAGCTCTTATTGAAGCGCTCGACAGGAGAAAGCCGCTTATAATCAACCAGGAGGCGTCGGGCGACGAGGGCAGGACATATATCGCCCGTTCGACACTTCTTTATCCAATGGGCGATCAGCCTGAAACAAGCGCCATAATGTTCATGAAGGATGGCTCTCCGTTCAGGGTGAGTGATGATGTTCTCAAGACAATGGAAGTTTTCACCAAACTGGCGCGTCTGACAATCCAGCAAAGCGAAATGCACCGTCTCGATATCACCCGTCGCAAAGGGCTCGATAAGATTGTCCGGCTCCTGCGCGTCGACCGGAGCGTGAATTTCCAGGCGGCCCCCGGCTTCTTTGTCAAACACCTGGCCGGTGTGTTGCCGGTTCGTTCGGTGGCGGTGACCTTCGCAAAACAGCGCAACGGTTCCTTTAAGGCGGTCGATGGAGTAAATGTTGCCGAAGATCAACTCGAAGGTATCGAGACTCTGCCGGGCGAAGGCGTGGTGGGTAGTGTTGCTGTCGATGCTCAAACGCACTTCATCTCCGGGCGGAACAACGTGATTCAGGCGCTGCGTTCTTTCGATGAAGTCAATCGCGACAACTTACAGAAGCTTTTCGGCGAGCAGGGACAACCCAATTTCATGGCGGCCTGTCCTATCGTAAAAGTGGATGAAATAGAAGGCGTGGCGCTGTTTTTCATGTTCGATGTTTCCGAAAATGAGAAAAACGAGTGGCCGCGACTTTTGACCCTCGCGTCGGGACTCTTTTCACTACGGCTTACCATAACCGACCTCTACGAAAAACGTCTGCAACCGGAAACAGCCGACGCCGTGCCTGCCGGTAACCTCGGCGAAATAGTCAACCAGCTCAATAACCACCTGGCGGCAATTGTCGGCAACGCCGGATTGGCTGAGGTTCGTCAGGACCTGACAGGCGAGCTAAGACAACAGTTCCGGGGCATTATCGATGAAGCAGAGCGCGCTGCCGACCTTCTCAGAAGCGCTCTCGGGGAGAACAACGCGGAAATATCTCCGGCAGAGGCCGTCGAACAACCTGCTACCTATCAGCTCAACGACATCGTTGATTCTGTTCTGACCGGGCACCGCATCTCGGACAATCTGCACATGCTGGCCGGGCGCCCGCGCGAGATCAAACGGCAGCTTGGCAGTGTTCAGCAGGTCGCCTTTGGATCCGACGCTCTGCGGAGCCTCTTCGAAGAAGCGATTAGCCGCTTCGCCTCGGTTGCCGAAGACGACGATGTCATTACGGTCGCGACATATACCCGCGACGGGTATGTTTACCTTGATGTCTCCCGGCACCATCGGGATTTTCCACCGGTGCAAAACGTAGCCGGCTTCGGGCATTATCAGCAGCCATCTCAAGCGCTCCAGCACCGACCGTCGGATACTTTCCTAAAGCATCTCGGCGATCGCCCGTCCTACTACTCGGTCGACCGGGTGTCATCCACACCATCCTATCTTTCTTTCAAGTTTCCCATTAAGAGTACACCGACGGTTGCTGCGACCGAAGGCCGCCGGCCGAGGATACTGGCTATCGACGATCAGGCTGTGATTCTGGACTTGATTTCGGCCATGTGCCAATCAACGGGCTATGATGTCAAGACGGCCGAGACGGGTCAGGGTGGCCTGGAGATGGCGTTGAGGGAGAAGTTCGATGTCATTTTGACCGACCTGGCCATGCCCGGTCTGTCCGGCGTCGAAATAGCCCACGAAATTCGCAAAAAACGACCGAATGTTCCCGTCGTGCTGGTCACCGGTTACGAGGTCAAAATCAGCGCGGAACGGCTTGAGGCGGCAGGAATAACCCGTGTGCTTCATAAGCCCTTCAGGATAGAGCAATTGACCGAAATTATAGAATCCCTCATAAAGCAGCCCACTGCCTGA
- a CDS encoding HDOD domain-containing protein — protein sequence MKKISIIDQIRRDTDLLSLPQVLSEVLGEVGKEDFSANKLADIILKDPSLTSRVLRMSNSSFYQRFAEIKTVHQAISVLGATTVKCLALSTSVFHPEKIARESGVDAAEYFMYVLSVAAGCQKIARAVSYPSTEEAFIAGLLHDIGVMFFLHKYPREYKQIIAHESHVDSLAEAEKNIFGTDHTEVGLHMAEVWRIPREIVEAIGNHHSSPVKGEGGSLSNIVRLAVLMSRDRWSGYEVGLEDRLNEINAAAGTLSLSKDQIDSISSSLLIDTLEIAEYLGLDIGNVEAMLTQANQEIWKTYLIVENLFKERQELSQSLLREERAKGAVESKNIAMATLSHYLNNAVMAIYGRSQILRLMLQKGQTERILEQLEDNLQRIDQSVKRIVAVLEEMKQVSPIDQKKFDSMSKAMNIDDRIAKRLAKLNETAKWDEVIAPPAK from the coding sequence ATGAAGAAGATTTCGATAATCGATCAAATACGCCGGGATACGGATCTGCTGTCTTTGCCGCAGGTATTATCAGAAGTTCTCGGGGAGGTAGGCAAAGAGGATTTCTCCGCCAACAAACTGGCCGACATAATCCTCAAGGATCCATCCCTGACCAGCCGCGTGCTGCGCATGTCGAATTCTTCGTTTTACCAGAGGTTCGCTGAGATCAAAACAGTGCACCAGGCCATTTCCGTGCTTGGCGCAACCACCGTCAAGTGTCTCGCCCTGTCGACCTCCGTCTTTCACCCCGAAAAGATAGCTCGCGAAAGCGGTGTCGATGCCGCTGAGTATTTCATGTATGTTCTTTCAGTGGCTGCCGGATGCCAGAAGATTGCAAGGGCGGTTTCATATCCATCCACCGAGGAAGCTTTCATTGCCGGGCTTTTACACGATATCGGCGTGATGTTTTTCCTCCATAAGTACCCCCGTGAATACAAACAAATAATCGCCCACGAGTCACATGTCGATTCCTTGGCCGAGGCCGAGAAGAACATCTTCGGGACCGACCATACCGAGGTTGGATTGCACATGGCCGAGGTTTGGCGGATCCCGCGTGAAATTGTCGAGGCTATCGGCAACCACCATTCCTCGCCGGTAAAAGGCGAAGGCGGCAGTCTCTCGAATATCGTCCGCCTGGCGGTTCTTATGTCCCGCGACCGCTGGTCAGGATACGAAGTCGGGCTGGAAGACAGGCTGAACGAAATCAACGCCGCCGCCGGGACACTGTCTTTAAGCAAAGACCAGATCGACAGCATTTCGAGTTCGCTGCTGATCGATACCCTTGAGATCGCCGAGTACCTTGGCCTTGATATAGGCAACGTTGAGGCTATGCTGACCCAGGCTAACCAGGAAATCTGGAAGACCTACCTGATAGTTGAAAACCTCTTCAAAGAACGCCAGGAACTCAGCCAGAGTTTGCTCAGAGAAGAGCGCGCCAAAGGCGCGGTCGAATCAAAAAATATCGCCATGGCCACTCTCTCGCACTATCTGAACAATGCCGTGATGGCCATATACGGGCGGTCCCAGATTCTGCGCCTGATGTTGCAGAAAGGCCAGACCGAAAGAATCCTCGAGCAGCTCGAGGACAACCTTCAGAGAATAGACCAGTCGGTCAAGAGAATCGTCGCTGTCCTTGAAGAGATGAAGCAGGTCTCGCCAATCGACCAGAAGAAATTCGATTCCATGTCAAAGGCTATGAATATCGATGACCGTATCGCCAAGAGGCTTGCCAAGCTCAATGAGACCGCCAAATGGGATGAGGTTATTGCTCCTCCCGCCAAGTAA
- the aroC gene encoding chorismate synthase, which produces MLRFLTSGESHGPQLTAIIDGFPAGFKVDIKKINSELARRQKGFGRGGRMKIENDKVDIVSGLRGGVTLGSPVTLVIVNKDWTNWRNVMHPTQPVSGKLSAREQELAGEITGPRPGHADLPGAIKFAHRDIRNVLERASARETAARTAVGALARQFLEHFNVQIVSQVTRIGDVVMPGISYPENLEVWRERVEKSLVRCPDSKIGAKMIEAIKAAKKAKDSLGGVVEVITRGLPVGLGSYTQWDLRMDSRLAAAFMSIPSVKGVEIGLGFKAAEKRGSQVHDEIEFLEKVRPASKDFVRKSNNAGGIEGGISNGEDIIVRAAVKPVSTLYRPLNTVDTVTRKTVKARIERADTCVVPAVAVIGEAVAAVVFMDTFLDKFGHDNMAEIEANYQGFLARGL; this is translated from the coding sequence ATGCTTAGATTTCTCACTTCGGGCGAATCTCACGGCCCGCAACTGACTGCCATAATCGATGGCTTCCCGGCCGGCTTCAAAGTCGACATCAAGAAGATAAATTCGGAACTTGCTCGCCGTCAGAAAGGCTTCGGCCGGGGGGGCAGGATGAAGATTGAAAATGATAAAGTCGATATAGTGTCCGGCCTGCGTGGCGGCGTGACGCTTGGTTCTCCCGTAACGCTGGTGATCGTCAATAAGGACTGGACCAACTGGCGCAATGTAATGCATCCCACACAGCCTGTCTCGGGCAAACTGTCCGCGAGAGAACAAGAGCTTGCCGGAGAAATTACCGGCCCAAGACCGGGACACGCCGACCTGCCCGGCGCGATCAAGTTTGCTCACCGCGATATCAGAAATGTTCTGGAGAGAGCGTCAGCACGAGAGACTGCCGCGAGAACCGCCGTCGGCGCTTTGGCCCGTCAGTTCCTGGAGCATTTTAATGTCCAGATTGTCTCACAGGTGACCCGGATCGGCGACGTCGTTATGCCCGGGATATCTTATCCGGAGAATCTTGAGGTTTGGCGCGAGCGCGTTGAAAAGTCACTGGTACGTTGCCCCGACTCCAAAATCGGCGCAAAGATGATCGAGGCTATAAAAGCGGCCAAGAAAGCAAAAGACTCTCTGGGCGGGGTTGTCGAAGTCATCACACGCGGTCTGCCGGTTGGACTGGGAAGTTACACCCAATGGGATCTTCGCATGGACAGCCGTCTGGCGGCAGCATTTATGTCCATTCCATCCGTTAAAGGCGTCGAAATCGGGCTGGGCTTCAAAGCGGCCGAAAAAAGAGGCAGTCAGGTACACGATGAGATAGAATTTCTGGAAAAAGTAAGACCTGCCTCGAAAGATTTCGTGCGTAAGTCAAATAACGCAGGTGGAATAGAAGGTGGCATTTCAAATGGAGAAGACATCATCGTGCGTGCCGCTGTAAAACCGGTTTCAACCCTGTACCGTCCGCTGAATACGGTCGATACAGTCACCCGGAAGACTGTCAAGGCCAGGATCGAGCGGGCGGATACGTGTGTTGTTCCCGCCGTTGCCGTCATAGGTGAGGCCGTGGCGGCGGTTGTCTTTATGGATACTTTCCTTGATAAATTCGGCCATGATAACATGGCTGAGATTGAGGCCAACTACCAGGGGTTCCTGGCAAGGGGGTTGTAG
- a CDS encoding leucyl aminopeptidase, with translation MTYKYSAGPIEEFHGGTAVIFLPQFEKVSDRLLKKLDEATAGSVTTMLESGEFCGKEKELAVIYRTSGFKADRIILAGLGESKKIDADSYRKAAGIASRSKALTTARKAAFYLGKGRKEEFYQAAVEGYLLGSHKLLEFKTGKSSKDENVLDEITFISDDSKDLKKIEKAVGRGVIYAESQNLVRVLANTPGNHLTPRLLAAKAQELAKAHGLRCTILEEKQIVREKMGALMAVAKGATEPPRFIVLEHRGASASSKPIVLVGKGVTFDTGGISLKPALNMHEMKSDMAGAAAVLAAVVAAARLKIPQNVVGLMPATENVPSATATKPGDIVTSRKGLTIEIINTDAEGRLILADALDYANKFKPQAVVDIATLTGSALVVLGYAGIPILGNNPKLIKAIQEAAEATAERVWELPIWDEHRENMKSTIADVVNSHGRPGATITAAAFLENFIGDYPWAHVDIASVDTEPSGRPYIPKGVTGIGARLLIDLVHRWKRL, from the coding sequence ATGACATACAAATATTCAGCCGGCCCGATCGAAGAATTTCATGGCGGAACTGCTGTCATTTTCCTGCCGCAATTCGAAAAAGTCTCCGACCGATTGCTTAAGAAACTCGATGAAGCTACTGCCGGTTCTGTTACGACCATGCTGGAGTCCGGTGAGTTTTGCGGCAAGGAGAAAGAGCTGGCTGTTATCTATCGAACCAGCGGTTTTAAGGCGGACAGAATAATCCTTGCCGGGTTGGGCGAATCAAAGAAAATAGACGCCGACAGCTATCGCAAAGCGGCCGGCATTGCCTCGCGTTCCAAGGCCCTCACCACCGCCCGAAAGGCTGCTTTCTATCTCGGCAAAGGTCGCAAGGAAGAGTTTTATCAGGCGGCAGTGGAAGGCTATCTGCTCGGATCACACAAGCTCCTTGAATTCAAGACGGGCAAAAGCAGCAAGGATGAAAATGTCTTGGACGAGATAACGTTCATCTCCGATGATTCAAAGGACCTCAAAAAGATAGAGAAGGCTGTTGGCCGTGGCGTTATTTACGCCGAAAGCCAAAATCTCGTAAGAGTCCTGGCCAACACTCCCGGAAATCATCTCACGCCACGGTTACTTGCGGCCAAAGCCCAGGAACTTGCCAAAGCGCATGGACTTCGATGCACAATCCTTGAAGAAAAGCAGATTGTGAGAGAGAAGATGGGCGCTCTCATGGCGGTTGCCAAAGGGGCCACCGAGCCGCCTCGCTTCATTGTCCTCGAACACCGCGGGGCTTCTGCCTCAAGCAAGCCGATAGTGCTGGTGGGAAAGGGTGTTACTTTTGACACCGGCGGCATTTCGCTCAAACCGGCTCTGAATATGCACGAAATGAAAAGCGACATGGCCGGAGCGGCGGCTGTTCTTGCGGCGGTTGTCGCGGCGGCCCGCTTAAAAATCCCCCAGAATGTTGTTGGACTTATGCCGGCCACTGAGAATGTCCCTTCCGCCACGGCAACCAAGCCCGGTGATATCGTCACCTCCCGCAAAGGCCTGACCATTGAGATTATCAATACCGATGCCGAAGGTCGGTTGATTCTCGCGGATGCTTTAGATTACGCGAACAAGTTCAAGCCGCAGGCAGTTGTCGATATAGCGACCCTGACCGGTTCGGCTCTCGTTGTTCTGGGATACGCCGGTATTCCCATATTGGGCAACAATCCGAAGCTGATTAAGGCTATCCAAGAAGCAGCCGAAGCTACCGCCGAGAGAGTATGGGAATTGCCTATCTGGGATGAACACCGTGAGAATATGAAATCTACTATAGCCGATGTCGTCAATTCACATGGACGGCCGGGTGCCACTATCACCGCCGCGGCTTTTCTGGAGAACTTTATCGGCGACTATCCCTGGGCACATGTTGATATTGCTTCGGTCGATACCGAGCCGAGTGGACGCCCCTATATCCCCAAGGGCGTAACGGGTATTGGAGCCCGCCTGCTGATTGATTTGGTTCACAGGTGGAAAAGGCTCTGA
- the nifJ gene encoding pyruvate:ferredoxin (flavodoxin) oxidoreductase — protein MVTIDGNTAAAYAAHATNEVIAIYPITPSSNMGEIADEKSAAGETNIWGTIPDVVEMQSEGGASGAVHGALTSGALTTTFTASQGLLLMIPNMFKIAGELTPTVFHVSARAVASHALSIFGDHSDVMATRSTGFGLLASGSVQEVMDLALIAQMGTLASRVPFVHFFDGFRTSHEVQKVEEVTFDDMRELMDVDLVAQHRKRALSPDFPTIKGTSQNPDVFFQSRETVNKFYSAAPDHIQQAMNKYAKVVGRQYKLFDYFGHPDAENVVVIMGTGAEVVHETVDELVAKGEKVGLIKVRLYRPFAVKAFAEALPASVKKIAVMDRTKEPGSVGEPLYADVQTALNEALDNGFAPFKNRPLIVGGRYGLGSKEFNPPMAKAIFDNLKQKEPKNHFTVGIKDDVTMTSLDPDLSFDLEGANFRGLFYGLGADGTVGANKNSIKIIGEYTDNYAQGYFVYDSKKAGAVTVSHVRFGKNLIRKPYLITRGQFVACHNFSFLEKYDMVDKLIEGGTFLLNSPFGPDEIWDQMPIEVQKQIIDRRAKFYVIDAIAVAKKLGLGARINMIMQTAFFLISGILPPDEAIKAIKDSIVKTYGAKGEKVVKMNHEAVDASADAVKEVKYPQKVTSKAHRPPIVPDFAPEFVKTVTAEIIAGRGDDLPVSAFPIDGTYPTGTTQYEKRNIAVDIPQWDKEACIQCNICSIVCPHAAIRPKVYDKKYIAKAPADFLYADARTKQYEGLYYSLQVAPEDCTGCVVCVNACPVEVKDAEGNKTGRKAINMTLQAPIREREKKNWEFFMNELPDPDQSLFNIETVKGSQFVQPLFEFSGACGGCGETPYVKLMTQLFGDRALCGNATGCSSIYGGNLPTTPYCKRADGLGPAWSNSLFEDNAEFALGMRLTVDKLNTYALELVKDLTPEMYDGLANADQLSQEGIEKQRERVKALFDKLNNMNGANKDKVKALRNVANYLVRKSVWGIGGDGWAYDIGFGGLDHVLASGRNVNLLVLDTEVYSNTGGQMSKATPRGSTAKFAAAGKPLAKKDLGLMMMSYGSVYVAQVAMGASQNQTVKAMVEAEKYNGPSIVICYSHCIAHGIDMAHGLEAEEKAVKSGHWLLYRYNPDLIDQGKNPLQLDCKAPSISFEDYAYAEIRFRTLKAQDAQRAKMLLELGQRDCDRRWNLYSQLAGLDYSKSGK, from the coding sequence ATGGTTACTATTGATGGCAATACTGCTGCCGCTTATGCGGCGCATGCCACAAACGAGGTAATCGCGATTTATCCGATCACACCCTCATCGAATATGGGTGAAATTGCCGATGAAAAGTCGGCGGCGGGAGAAACCAATATCTGGGGAACTATCCCCGATGTAGTTGAGATGCAGTCTGAGGGAGGCGCCTCGGGTGCGGTTCATGGAGCGTTGACCAGCGGAGCTTTGACGACCACATTCACGGCCTCGCAGGGTCTGCTTCTGATGATTCCGAACATGTTCAAAATCGCCGGCGAGCTGACACCGACAGTGTTCCATGTTTCGGCGCGCGCGGTAGCGAGTCATGCTCTGTCGATCTTCGGTGACCATTCCGACGTTATGGCTACCCGATCGACCGGATTCGGCCTGCTTGCTTCGGGTTCGGTTCAGGAAGTAATGGACCTCGCTCTCATCGCCCAGATGGGCACCCTCGCCAGCCGAGTACCGTTCGTTCACTTCTTTGACGGTTTCCGCACGTCGCATGAGGTACAGAAGGTCGAAGAAGTGACGTTCGACGACATGAGAGAACTGATGGATGTGGACCTCGTGGCGCAACATCGCAAACGCGCCCTCTCCCCCGATTTCCCGACCATCAAGGGAACTTCGCAGAACCCCGATGTATTCTTCCAGTCGCGCGAGACGGTTAACAAGTTCTACAGCGCCGCCCCGGATCACATCCAGCAGGCGATGAACAAGTATGCCAAAGTAGTAGGACGTCAGTACAAGTTGTTCGATTACTTTGGTCATCCCGATGCCGAGAATGTCGTGGTAATCATGGGAACGGGCGCCGAAGTGGTTCATGAGACTGTTGACGAGTTGGTTGCCAAGGGTGAAAAAGTCGGCCTGATCAAAGTCCGTCTGTACCGTCCGTTTGCGGTCAAGGCATTCGCCGAGGCCCTGCCGGCGAGTGTGAAGAAGATCGCCGTCATGGACCGCACCAAGGAGCCGGGCTCTGTTGGTGAGCCGCTCTATGCCGATGTTCAGACCGCCCTGAACGAAGCGCTTGACAACGGCTTCGCACCGTTCAAGAATCGTCCGTTGATTGTCGGCGGCCGCTATGGTCTGGGTTCGAAAGAGTTCAACCCGCCGATGGCGAAAGCGATTTTCGACAATCTGAAACAGAAAGAGCCGAAAAATCACTTTACCGTAGGTATCAAAGACGACGTGACAATGACATCGCTCGACCCCGACCTGTCATTCGATCTCGAGGGCGCCAACTTCCGCGGCCTGTTTTACGGACTCGGAGCCGATGGTACCGTGGGGGCCAACAAAAACTCCATCAAGATCATCGGTGAGTACACGGACAACTACGCCCAGGGATATTTCGTTTACGACTCCAAGAAAGCCGGCGCGGTAACCGTGTCACACGTCCGCTTCGGAAAAAACCTTATCCGCAAGCCATATCTGATCACCAGAGGACAGTTCGTTGCCTGCCACAATTTCTCTTTCCTCGAGAAATATGACATGGTCGACAAGCTGATTGAAGGCGGCACGTTTCTATTGAACTCACCATTCGGTCCGGATGAAATCTGGGACCAGATGCCTATCGAGGTCCAAAAGCAGATAATCGATCGCAGGGCCAAGTTTTATGTAATCGATGCTATCGCGGTAGCGAAAAAGCTGGGGCTGGGCGCTCGCATCAACATGATCATGCAAACCGCCTTCTTCCTCATCTCCGGAATTCTTCCTCCGGATGAGGCCATTAAGGCTATCAAAGATTCCATCGTCAAGACCTATGGCGCCAAGGGCGAAAAGGTCGTCAAGATGAATCACGAAGCGGTAGACGCCTCTGCTGACGCTGTCAAGGAGGTCAAGTACCCGCAGAAGGTCACCAGCAAGGCGCATCGTCCGCCGATCGTACCGGATTTCGCGCCCGAATTCGTCAAGACTGTCACGGCTGAGATTATCGCCGGTCGCGGCGACGACCTTCCGGTTTCGGCGTTCCCTATTGACGGAACGTATCCCACCGGCACGACGCAATACGAAAAGCGCAATATCGCCGTGGACATTCCCCAGTGGGACAAGGAAGCCTGTATTCAGTGTAATATCTGTTCTATCGTCTGCCCGCATGCCGCTATCAGACCAAAGGTATACGATAAGAAGTATATCGCGAAAGCTCCGGCGGACTTTTTGTATGCCGATGCCAGGACCAAACAGTATGAAGGTCTGTATTATTCGCTTCAGGTCGCTCCGGAAGACTGCACCGGCTGCGTGGTCTGCGTTAACGCCTGCCCGGTCGAGGTGAAGGATGCCGAAGGCAACAAGACCGGTCGCAAGGCAATTAACATGACTCTTCAGGCTCCGATTCGCGAGCGCGAAAAGAAGAACTGGGAGTTTTTCATGAACGAACTGCCCGATCCGGATCAGTCGTTGTTCAATATCGAGACCGTGAAGGGTTCACAGTTCGTTCAGCCGTTGTTTGAATTCTCCGGCGCCTGCGGTGGCTGCGGCGAGACCCCTTATGTGAAGCTCATGACACAGTTATTCGGTGATCGCGCTCTGTGCGGCAACGCCACGGGCTGTAGTTCGATATACGGCGGCAACCTGCCAACGACTCCTTACTGCAAGAGAGCCGATGGCCTCGGTCCGGCGTGGTCGAATTCACTGTTTGAGGACAACGCCGAGTTCGCGCTCGGTATGCGTCTGACAGTGGACAAGCTCAACACGTACGCTCTGGAGTTGGTCAAGGACCTGACTCCTGAGATGTACGATGGACTCGCCAACGCCGATCAGTTGAGTCAGGAAGGTATCGAAAAACAGCGCGAACGCGTAAAGGCTCTTTTCGACAAACTGAACAACATGAACGGCGCCAACAAGGATAAAGTCAAAGCGCTGCGGAATGTGGCCAATTATCTCGTTCGCAAGTCGGTTTGGGGTATTGGCGGTGACGGATGGGCGTACGACATCGGTTTCGGCGGTCTGGACCACGTTTTGGCGTCCGGCCGCAACGTGAACCTCCTGGTGCTCGATACCGAGGTTTACTCGAACACCGGTGGTCAGATGTCCAAGGCGACACCGCGCGGCTCCACGGCCAAATTCGCCGCTGCCGGCAAACCCCTGGCCAAGAAAGACCTCGGCCTGATGATGATGTCGTATGGCTCGGTCTACGTGGCTCAGGTTGCTATGGGCGCCAGCCAGAATCAGACGGTTAAGGCTATGGTCGAAGCGGAAAAGTACAACGGACCGTCGATCGTAATTTGCTACAGCCACTGTATCGCTCACGGTATCGACATGGCGCACGGACTCGAAGCCGAAGAGAAGGCTGTGAAGTCCGGGCACTGGCTGCTTTACCGCTACAACCCGGATCTTATTGATCAGGGTAAGAATCCCCTCCAGCTTGATTGCAAGGCTCCCTCGATCTCATTCGAGGATTACGCTTACGCTGAGATTCGATTCAGGACTCTGAAGGCTCAGGATGCCCAGCGGGCCAAGATGCTTTTGGAGCTGGGTCAGAGGGACTGTGACCGTCGCTGGAATCTGTATTCTCAGCTTGCGGGCCTGGATTATTCGAAGTCTGGCAAGTAG
- the dcd gene encoding dCTP deaminase, which translates to MPVKSDRWIIEMAKNHEMIKPFSESQVRAGISFGVSSYGYDISLSDEFKVFDPSGLSEIDPKNSPLEHFKDLRAESVLIPANSFLLGRTREYFKIPRNIITICTGKSTYARSGVIVNVTPFEPEWEGYATISLSNTGPVPARVYANEGIAQLIFLQADEICSHSYRDKKGKYQGQQGITTSKSD; encoded by the coding sequence ATGCCGGTAAAGTCCGATCGCTGGATCATCGAAATGGCCAAAAACCATGAGATGATCAAGCCCTTTTCCGAGTCCCAGGTCAGGGCTGGGATAAGTTTTGGGGTGTCGTCTTACGGCTACGATATAAGCCTGTCTGACGAGTTCAAGGTTTTCGACCCCTCCGGACTGTCCGAAATTGACCCAAAGAACAGCCCGCTTGAGCATTTCAAGGACCTGCGGGCGGAGTCGGTGCTCATTCCGGCCAATTCCTTCCTGCTGGGACGCACCCGCGAATATTTCAAGATTCCCCGTAACATAATCACCATCTGCACCGGCAAGTCGACTTACGCGCGGTCGGGTGTGATTGTAAATGTCACTCCTTTTGAACCGGAGTGGGAAGGCTATGCGACTATTTCGCTCTCCAACACCGGTCCGGTACCTGCCCGGGTGTACGCCAACGAGGGAATCGCCCAGCTGATATTTCTTCAGGCAGACGAGATTTGTAGTCATTCATATAGAGATAAAAAAGGTAAATATCAAGGACAACAGGGGATAACGACGTCCAAATCGGACTGA